CGGCAGCTACGACGGCGAGCCTGCGACCATAAGTCTCATGCATGGGTTCATGGAGAGGGAAGGCTATTCTCCGGACATCTCTGGAAGCCGCTTCCATCACGGGATATATCTCTCGGGTGCGAGGAGGACGCCGCCGGAGAAGCTGAGGACGGTCGTGAGGCATCCTATAAGATGAAGGAAGCGTTGGTATGAGGCTGGACGGTTTCGGAATACTGGTGAAGGACATGGGCGAGATGGTGCGCTTCTACAGGGATGTCCTGGGGTTCGAGATAGAGGAGGGCGAGGATGCGTCCAACGTATACCTGGTAAAGGACGGGACGCTGTTCCTCCTGTACGGGAGGAGGGACTTCGAGGAGATGACCGATCGGAGGTACGAGTACGTCAGGGGCCTGA
This genomic window from Candidatus Methanomethylophilaceae archaeon contains:
- a CDS encoding VOC family protein gives rise to the protein MRLDGFGILVKDMGEMVRFYRDVLGFEIEEGEDASNVYLVKDGTLFLLYGRRDFEEMTDRRYEYVRGLNGHFEVALYVDTFEEVDTAFADAVSKGAEPVLEPTTEPWGQRTCYIADPEGNLIEIGSFNRPFERRS